The sequence below is a genomic window from Carassius carassius chromosome 45, fCarCar2.1, whole genome shotgun sequence.
GCACGTCACTACTGTCAGTTTTGATGCTAGTTCATGTTGTTAGCTGTGACAGCTGTCTCTAATATATAGGTGtgtgtttaaagggttagttcgcccaatttgcaaaattatgtcattaataacttgccctcatgttgttccaaacccgtaagatattttagatttagtccgagagatcTCAGTcactccattgaagctgtgtgtatggtaacgttatactgtccatgtccagaaaggtaagaaaaacttcatgaaagtagtccatgtgacattagagggtcagttagaatattttgaagcatcgaaaatacattttggtccaaaaatagcaaaaactacgactttattcagtattgtctgcttttcagtgtctgttgtaagacagttcaaaacaaagcagtttgtcatatccggttggcgaacgaatcattcgatgtaaccggatctttttgaaccgttttaaacggttctcatctccaatacgcattaatccacaaatgacttaagttgttaacttttttttaatgtggctgacactccctctgagttcaaacaaaccaatatcccggagtaattcatttactcaaacagtacactgactgaactgctgtaaagagagaactgaagatgaacaccgagccgagctagATAATGactcgaatgattcgttcgcgaaccggatatgacaaactgctttgttttgaactctctcacaacagacacggaagagaagacaatgctgaataaagtcgtagtttttgtcttttttggaccaaaatgtattttcgatgcttcaaaatattctaactgaccctctgatgtcacatgaactactttgatgatgtttttcttacctttctggacatggacagtagactgttcacacagtttcaatggagggactgagagctctcggactaaatctaaaatatcttaaacagtgttccgaagataaatggaggtcttactggtttggaacgacatgagggtgaattattaataacataattatgacttttgggtgaactatccctttaactgctGGTTAGCTCCTGTGCTAATTAGCCGCATAGCAGCGGAGTATAAACAGCGTTTATACGAGAGTGTTTGTGATGAATGGGAGCGGTCCTGTCGCAGTTTAAGTGTTTAGTAAATATGGAAATTTAAATTGCCCGCCAGTTGATTGTAGCGGAATATGTGACAAAAGCATTATCAaagtcctttttattttttagtcttTGCGATCATGCAGCTTTGTTTGATTATAATGGGTTTGGCTAGTAGCTTCAATCCAAACTGCTACATAAACAACACAATTGGTAAGAGTTGTTCTCAGTACATTACATCAGTGTTTATGAATCCTGTGTAGACAGACATGTGGAAAAGGAAAACATGGTTCCCACAAGCCATGTAATTTCAGAGTATATTTAACTTGTTTTCTTTACCCAGAAAAAGTCAATAGAATTATCACAAGTCTAAAGTTATGGAataatttatgcaaaatatttgtCATAATGTTAAGTATATATACTAACAATAATCGAAGTCTATAGTCTCTTCCTATAgctatacgtgtgtgtgtgtgtttatatatatatatatatatatatatatatatatatatatatatagacacacacacacacgtatagcTATAGGAAGAGACTATAGACTTCGATTAttgttatacaaaatataaatgacttatatttatatatttatttatatatatttatatatatatatatatatataaatatatataaatatatatatataaatatataaatataagttgaaagtaagtaataaacagtattgtgcattttgccttgccactattttttttttaaatggttgtttaattattttaatggaaCCAGAATCTGAAAATTTCTAATGATATTAAAACCATGATATAGTTACataatattgtttgtttaatgttaaattataataaatataataattttctatattttatatcatttgtTATTTGTAAAAAGGGAGTGTTTTATGTGTGTGCGCATtaaaaataagtataattaaatattatgtttgttgttaaatcatattaaatattagtttcatatataattttatatggtttattatttgtaaaaaaaaatgtaataatattaaaaagatatataatgtttatatataatgcTAAATAATATGAAACGTATGCGTTTTATATAGTTTTACTATATtatatcttgaaaaaaatatatgattatattatataagatattttaggatttgacagtgttacagaatgtttctatttcaaataaatgctgttcttttggattttctatttaacaaaaaatcctaaaaagaattttaaccaaaaatattaagctgcgccactattttcaacattaagaagacatgtttcttaagcaacagatcatcatattagagtgatttctaatAGCCTTGGTGAAAATAAGATTTGAATTGGGGCTATATATGTTTCTATGTATTTAGTCATTTAAGAAATGCATTTTTCCCCCACAGTGTGTCTTCAGTAACTCCGTACACGATGGATGTGGTTTCACCTGAGCTCAACAGCCTCCTCCCTGATGAGATTATGGATACAGAAGCCATCGCGATGGAAGAGGAGCTCTCAGCCGATCACCTTGCCGCTCCTCCCCAATCTGATCCTGAGCCGCCGCAGGTCCCTATGGAGACAGAGGTGCCTGAAATCGTCAGCTTGTGTCCAGCCACTACGTCTATGCAGATGAGCTCCACCTCCACCGACGCTCATTGCAGCACCAGCTCAGGAGCTCAGCTCCTCCTCGCCCCGTCTGGCCTTATATCTGGCACCACCACCTCTGTCAAAACCACCAGTCCTGCGGTGACTCAGAACCTCCCCAAAATCTCCACCGTTACTGTCCCGGCCAACCACCAGCTCATTATCAACAAAGTGTCCGCTGCCTCCGCTGCAGATGGCAAGTCTCCAGGCACTACTGTGCTCAAGCCAGAGGGCCAAAAACTCTTGGTTGCCGGCCTCAGTAAAACAGGGCAGCCCATTATGTTGGCTCTGCCCCACACTTGGAGCAAGCCCGCCACTACCCAGGGCACAGGGGACGCCAAGGGCCAGCCCACGCAGATCAAGATGTTGACGACCGTAGGGAAGCCTGTGATAGCAGTGAGCTCAGCCAGTCAGCTGATGGGCAGCTCCACCACACTGCAGGCCCAGCAGCTCAAAACACTTCAGGTGGgtgttaacaaacaaaaaattcctGCAGACATCGCAGAAATTAAGCatatatatattgacattttattttaagacccTTGGCCACAGTttctcataatttatttatttttttatgaaatgtccAGATGTTACCTAATATTAAAATCTGTAATTGCTGCAGCTGAGAAGTAGTTAGTCACTTTTACACTTTGTACACAAGCATAGAAAGAATAGAAAAGGCTTCATATtcgtacattattttttttttttagtaagtgaaaattaatttttttaatgtattattatttatggaTGCAAACTCCTCAACTTTAGGTGACATCTCACTTTTTTATCAATATAGAGCACCTATGAGATTTGCTTAGAGCCAATGAGAAAGTGTTTTTATTGTTGGGGGATGGGGGGGGGATCCTTACAAGGGTAAATAAAGAACTGGGGCCAGTTGCAAACTTTTTATATTGAGTTAGGAAAAAGTAGACAGGtcttatttgtattggaaaagtAAGACTGATAACCACTTGGCAACTGCTAGGaagttttgtatagtattttcttTACGGtcttaaaaaggaaatattttatgtatttgaggTCTGAGATGTGGAAATGCAACATTTTGCATTTTAGGTCAGCATTGCCATCTAATCTGCCGGTATTGTCTTATATAGCCTGCATAGCACTTCATCTTTTTTAACATGGGATTTTGACCAAATATATTAAATCCagatttttgtaaaatgttgcaACTAGAGTtttttgtgagagtgtgtgtgtgtgagagtgaaaaaTTTCAGTTTTTGACATACAgggtaataaaaaatatttgtaaaaaaacaacaactttaaagtAACTGCAAATGAGCATGTAAACCAAatagcttaaagggatactccaccgtgttttcatattaaactatgtttttcccttacctaagacgagttgatacatacctctctcgtctcagtgcgtgcactcaatcgctttggcacgcggtgacactttgaaagcacttagcttagcccattcattcaatatgggccaagcagagaagctaccaaacacctccacgttttccctatttaaatacagttactcgcgtagtgtaactcgacctaggagggtaacacaacacaaaacattgcgcttttctaagcgtgtaaaatggataactatattgtgtggcggaataccatggcaagtgcttgtaagcacttcgtcttggcgcagtaatatcttcactagagggagcgagggccggtgagaggatttttcacgagtgaagatattactgcgccaagacgaagtgcttaatatagttatccattttacacgcttagaaaagtgcaacgttttgttttgtgttaccgtcctaggtcgagttacactacgcgagtaactgtatttaaatagggaaaacgtggaggtgtttggtagcttctctgcttggcccatattgaatgaatgggctaagctaagtgctttcaaagtgtcaccgcgtgccaaagcgattgagtgcacgcactgagacgagagaggtatgtatcaactcgtcttaggtaagggaaaaacatagtttaatatgaaaacacggtggagtatccctttaaaactaATTCCATGTGGAGCAGGCCCTCGGTTCTCACCTTTTACCCCCCTCACCTGTTTGCATCTCTGATTATTatagtcatttttaaaaataaaaaacttaaattttattttttcttaatttttaataagcGGTTTTTGCTTATTTATAATTAgtcatatttgttttcttttaatgcaaaaaataactttttttaccGTTTATAACTTATTGTTAATATGAATTatctttatagttttttttttttaaggataaaggctgtttttattactgtatttttaaaatgtgcagATATTcttagtaatatttcaaaaatatatatttcaaaatgagttatttttattgtataattcaAATGAGCTATTACtaattgtttttgttatattaCATATTTGTGAATGTTTTTCTGTAAGGAAAAATgtcttgttactgtatttttaaaataagctatttataatgcttacagtaattttttaaagatctatatttttatataaatatatatttttaaatcatcgattatattcaatatattaatttcttacagccatgtttgtattttattttttttctttaaggaaAAATGGCATTGGTTAATTTAATGACCTTAAAGTCCAATCTTATTTCCTGTTCATTGTCTATCATAGGCGGctgaaataattgtatttctCCTCCTAGATCACAAAGAAGACCCCAGTATCTACAGCTGGACCGATGATTACAAAGCTCATCATCACAAAAGCCCTGAACAATAAAGGACTGTCCAGCTCAGCTTCTGTGGCTCCTGTAGTGACTGGTACTCTTCTGTCTGTCTTCATAAACTATACCATGAGCAAGAGTGCTTTTTCTTTTTACAGCTCTAAATTTGAATTCCCTTTTTTTGTTCACAGGGCGAGTTGTAACCCAGAGTACTCCGGTGACACCTCCACGCACCATCACCATTGGTGAGACCGTCAGCACTGTGCCACAGAATGTGTCTGGTAACAGCAAAGTCGCCATCTCACCTCTCAAGTCTCCCAGCAAGGtattaaatcttttaaatataaaaactggcATTGCAATGTCCTTCGCCTGTCTTTGTGATGCCATTTTTTTCTCAATGATGGCCACACTCTGGCTTCTGACATCACCCTCTTCCTCCCGTTTCTCCTGTCTGCAGCTGACTGTGGTTTCAGTGGCCAGTCAGTCTCCAAACTCACCTCAGAAGTCTGTGACGCTGCCGCTCAACGTGGCTCTGGGCCAGCAAATCCTCACAGTTCAGCAGTCTGCTGCCACCTCTCCAGCTAAAGCAGGAACCAGCCAGTCCACTGCACAGGTACGTCCAACCAGAGCCCTCACAAACCAAACCAGTTTGCTCTACGGTCAAATCTAGGTTTTAACTGTCCCATTCTGCAATAACAGCCTGTATTACAGTGCAGTTTTGTGTACAACAACAGCACTATATTTTAATGCTGGTTTCTGTGTACAGACTGTAAAGCAAGTGCAGACGGTGGGAGGAGTGGGAACATCCCAGTTTAAGACCATCATCCCCTTCTCCACGCCTCCCAATGTGCAGCAGATCCAGGTGCCGGGCAGCCGATTCCATTATGTGCGTCTGGTAACGGCCACCACCGGCAGCAGCACCGCACAGTCAAGCGGCAGCACCAACACCAACCCTTCAATCCAACCAGGTGAGTGTATCACGATTTCTGTTTGCAAATTTGCTAATACTTCTATGGATAATTGggtaaaaagaaaaatgcaattcCAATTGCCAAATAGGGCTGGTcagttttctttctctttatttagCCTACACATAAACAATCAGGTGCATAGGAAGAAAAAGAAATCTATGAAAAAATCTGGGAGTCTGCATGTTTTCAGCATCTGTCATCTCACGTTATGAGGACATGAACTTAATCTAAAGAAACTGCTctgagattgtgtgtatgtgaagttttagctcaaaatattccacagataattttttaaaGCTTGTTAAAATcaccacttttagggtatgagccagaATGTGCCATTTTTGTGTttgtccctttaaatgaaaattagctggaGTTCCCTGCCCCCTTTCAGAAGAAGGCaaagcttcaagagctcatgctctgTCATACAGACAATAACAAACTATCACGGGCACCGAAAATGTCAAACTCGCAAGTAGCCAACTTCACATTGCTTTAATttgcaatttttaactaccacattccaaTTTATGAAGgttctggtagcacgtgaagtCAGCATCAGTGAAAACTAGCAGAGAcagtggtagctttagcaacattagccttactgAGTGCCAAGAAGCTCTTTCAGAAAGACCGTTTGGAAAACAAAATGTGACGCACTTACTCTAACTGGAGCTGATGTTCATGCACAAAGTGTTGATATTGATCCCACTTTCAGATTCAACTTTTGTAAAAATCAAGTGTCATCGTCTGCAGAAATCGCTTGTTCTGAGAGACTGTTTTTGATTTAttgggattataaaaaaaaaaatgagttggTGGATTTTGACCGTTATAGACCGCTGGTTTTCACACACTCCTCTCACACAACTGTGTGTAATAGTTTGCCAAATAATAGTTTGCTTAAACTTACCACAGAAATGTATTACTCTTTTATAGTAAATCATATATttctcaataataaaaaaaataataataataagatattaaAACATTGACTTATTATTTTAAGGAATTTCATACAACCAGgatattttttcatcttttttaatttatacagtatgtAAGTTTTTTTTGTGCAGCACCATGTTAGACAAATGTGTTTTGTTCTgaaaaatttaatttcattatttgatACATTTGTTAAACCATAACATCTACTTTTAGAAGATAGTCTTTAGAAGTTTGTTAATGCAATCCATTAATTGATCTGAACTGTATGTTAATATAACTAATAACTGTAACTGTTGAATGtggtaacctttttttttttatgtgactgcATCATGTGTAGTACTACTGTAGTCATGAACAGTATCAATAACTACAGCACTAATTTTTTTGATGTAAACCAAGTTTTTGATTCAAGAGAATCAACTCATAAGGTTTATCTTTTCAGGTGTTAAATTATTACACTGAATGTGtctgatttaaattaaattcatgcatttagcagacgcttttatccaaagcgacttgcagtgcattcaggctatcagtttttacatatcatgtgttcccggg
It includes:
- the LOC132127779 gene encoding protein lin-54 homolog, with amino-acid sequence MDVVSPELNSLLPDEIMDTEAIAMEEELSADHLAAPPQSDPEPPQVPMETEVPEIVSLCPATTSMQMSSTSTDAHCSTSSGAQLLLAPSGLISGTTTSVKTTSPAVTQNLPKISTVTVPANHQLIINKVSAASAADGKSPGTTVLKPEGQKLLVAGLSKTGQPIMLALPHTWSKPATTQGTGDAKGQPTQIKMLTTVGKPVIAVSSASQLMGSSTTLQAQQLKTLQITKKTPVSTAGPMITKLIITKALNNKGLSSSASVAPVVTGRVVTQSTPVTPPRTITIGETVSTVPQNVSGNSKVAISPLKSPSKLTVVSVASQSPNSPQKSVTLPLNVALGQQILTVQQSAATSPAKAGTSQSTAQTVKQVQTVGGVGTSQFKTIIPFSTPPNVQQIQVPGSRFHYVRLVTATTGSSTAQSSGSTNTNPSIQPAKPVMMNAAVRMSVPIVSAQSIKQVVPKPLASAAQVVTTSQTPQRLIMPATHLPQIQPNLTNLPPGTVLTPAHGSGNMSYAVLPAPYVTQISQSAFVTLTSSSTFSTATPIQTQARLSLNGLSTSEAASRPRKPCNCTRSQCLKLYCDCFANGEFCNNCNCVNCFNNLDHESERLKAIKSCLDRNPVAFKPKIGKGKEGESDRRHSKGCNCKKSGCLKNYCECYEAKIMCSSICKCMGCKNFEESPERKTLMHLADAAEVRVQQQTAAKTKLSSQISDLLTRTTPAVTSGGGKLPYTFVTKEVAEATCDCLLEQAEQAELTDQPQAVAERLILEEFGRCLSRIISFAGKVKTDCPINC